GACCATTGCAGGAGGATTCGCCGGTAGAGGGGCAACCTCATCCAGGTGGAAGACGCACGCCAGACAAGCAAGATACCAAGAAGTGTAGTCGGTAGAATACTGCCTTGCCAAGTACAGAATAAGAGAATTAGCCCCCATAATCTGATTCAAAGAAGGTGATGAAGAAGGGCTCTTCTACCGGCACAACGACGCCCTGGTGGTGACTATGATAGTTGCCAACTTCACCACTAAAAGAATCCTCATCGATAACAGCAGCTCCGTGGACATTCTCTTTTGGAAAGCCTTCACCCGGATGGGAATGGATGCCGCACGACTCCAACCAACTCTCATGCCACTAAAGGGTTTCTCAGGGAAAATGGTCCAACCAATCAGGACCATCAAGCTGTCCGTCTTGGCATGCAACGCCCCCTGTACAGCTTCTGTCATGGTCAACTTCTTGGTGGTACAGGCTCCATCATCTTACAACACCATAATTGGTCTACCAACTGTTAATAGCCTGAGGGCAGCAACATCTACGTACCACTTGAAGATGAAGTTTATGACATCTAAAGGAGTGAGAGAAATTCGATGAGAGCAGGTTCTAGCACGAGAGTGCTACATGTAGGAATTGAAGCCCAGGGCTAGCAGGGTGCACATGGTCCTCCCCTCAACTGCTTGAGAAGGTCAAATATGCGCCTCATATGAAGCCTCGACAAGCCTTCGTCGATGTCTCTTTCGTTCAAGCTAAAGGGGGAGTGGGTGTGCATATCGTTGTGGGTGAAGAGAAGCTAGGCCCTCGATGGGAAGGCCCCTATGTGATCATCCAACCAAGCTCTTATTAGCTTGGAGACTTCCAAGGGAATGAACCGCCACACTCATAGAACGCCAAGCGTCCAtataagttttttcttttataaagtttttatgatttgtaatttacattTCTATGTCAACCATGTTTGTGTGTGATATATATACAGACACAGACATGCATATATGTCTCAATTTGtggaaaccctaattttatttttcaatgcaCATAAAATATCGATACATATGGCCTTTATCATATGTGCTTATTAAATGGAATAATACGTAAAATGAGATAGAGAGAGGATTTAATATTGCTGACTACAATATCTTGATCTGTAATTAAGCATCAGCTTTAAAATCACCTCTCACCAGGATGAAAGAGCTGGGATGCTTTGTTCATTCCTGAAGAAATTAGTGGGATCAACCATGGTCTTCACATGAACCAACCTGTTAAAGTTGCTCTTGAAATATTTAGCACCCCATGTACTTGCCTGTCTATAGCTTGTGTTGCCTTCCTTACTATTTGTTCCTAAGTCAAGGTCCCTATAATTGATGTATGCAGCTCTTGGGGATTTTGAAACATAGGCAGCCATGTAACTGTAAAGCCTTCTGATCCAACTTACATGCCTCTCAGATGCCgcaattccttcttctttccaatacaccaagtgttggattttGTAGATATTACCAACTCTATGTGGGAAAGGAATTGCAGATTCTGGGATTTCACTCATTCTTCCCCCATACGGACTCAGGATCAATACTGCTTCCTCAGCCTCTTTTTGGTAAAATATCTCCCAAATCCCTTCCAAGCCAACTTCTGGAATAGGTTCCATCACGTAGTCAgattttgctttgaaaaaagtTGGTCTTGTTAAAGGAGTCCTGCTTAACAGTACATCCAAGGATTCCCCACTGGGAAACCCAGCGAAGTAGAGGGTCGATTCAATCCAACTCATTTCAAAGCAATCTTCTCTTACCAAACCCAGTTCAGGGAAGCTCTCTTGCATCAATGGAAGGAGATTATCTATCCCTCCGAGATATAAGGAATTAAATGAAGCTTGTATAGTTCTCCTCTCTTCTTGGCTAGAATTGGAAGCACTTAAGATGACGTGAATGAATAGGTCTTCATCAAGCTTGTCTGCAACATATTGCCACCGATGAACAAGCTTGGTTGCATTTTGTTCCAAGTTCCTATTAACTGTGAATACAGTCACAATTGATGGAACATGAACCAACTTGATTTTCCACGCAACAATGACTCCAAAGCTGGCCCCTCCACCTCCTCGAATGGCCCAAAATAGATCTTCTCCCATGGATTCTCTATCAAGGATTCTACCCTTAACATCAATCATTTGGGCATCAACAATATTATCTGCAGCAAGGCCATATTTGCGCAACAAGGTCCCAAACCCACCCCCACTGAAGTGTCCGCCAACACCCACAGTTGGGCAAGTTCCTGCCGGAAAGCCAAAGTTTCCACTTTTCTCGGCAATCCTATAATATACTTCACCGATAATGGCACCGGCTTCAACCCATGCAATGCCATTTTCTACATCAACATTGATCGAACGAAGATTTATCAAATCGATTATGACAAATGGAACATAAGAAACATAAGAAAGGCCTTCATAATCATGACCACCGCTTCTAACTCTTATTTGCATGCCATGTTTTTGGGAACACTTAATAGTTGCTTGAATTTGGGAGACATGCAATGGCGTAATAATGACTAGAGGCTTTGGGGTGGCAGGTGTTGAGAATCTAGGATTTTGTATGGAGAATTCCAATACAGATGAATATGAGGAATTGGCACGGGTGTAAatgacttgagaaattgaggaaTTGGAGTTTCCAGCATGAAGGGTCAGGCATTGAAGGAAGTCTTCATGAGTGTGAGCCGAAGTTGCCcacaaaaatgagaaaataagagtaataacaaATGGAATGAGCACTGAAGAACTAACTGGCTTCATTTTTATTTGTGTTTCAGCGCTAAAAAAGAGGATGCGAGCTTCCTTATTTATAGCGTTATGAGGAGCTATATACGTACTTTGTTGAATACTGGGAAATTAATGTGAAAATTCGTATAACAGCTGTTGCATATAACGTACATATTTTGTAACTTTGCAGGAAATCATGAATTCCCACAAGAAATTTCGTACATAGAAAAAGAGAACTTGAACGAAGCTATCGTGCACGTAGTAAATTAGTCCGAATTGAATGGCGATTTGACAATATAGAAGTTTGACAAACTATGGTTTGGttgaaaaaaacagaaaaaaataaattctcatctcatcttatataatcattataatttttttaaatttctatataaaatataataaaaaattcaattttttaaaattaaaaaaaattaatattaaaaattatattataataatatcttatttaatttttaataaaatatttcatcttatctatatcacgtatttttatttaactttataaaGAGTAATAACTTTTCTCCAGCAAATTAATCGTCTTG
This sequence is a window from Carya illinoinensis cultivar Pawnee chromosome 9, C.illinoinensisPawnee_v1, whole genome shotgun sequence. Protein-coding genes within it:
- the LOC122274963 gene encoding berberine bridge enzyme-like 18, producing MKPVSSSVLIPFVITLIFSFLWATSAHTHEDFLQCLTLHAGNSNSSISQVIYTRANSSYSSVLEFSIQNPRFSTPATPKPLVIITPLHVSQIQATIKCSQKHGMQIRVRSGGHDYEGLSYVSYVPFVIIDLINLRSINVDVENGIAWVEAGAIIGEVYYRIAEKSGNFGFPAGTCPTVGVGGHFSGGGFGTLLRKYGLAADNIVDAQMIDVKGRILDRESMGEDLFWAIRGGGGASFGVIVAWKIKLVHVPSIVTVFTVNRNLEQNATKLVHRWQYVADKLDEDLFIHVILSASNSSQEERRTIQASFNSLYLGGIDNLLPLMQESFPELGLVREDCFEMSWIESTLYFAGFPSGESLDVLLSRTPLTRPTFFKAKSDYVMEPIPEVGLEGIWEIFYQKEAEEAVLILSPYGGRMSEIPESAIPFPHRVGNIYKIQHLVYWKEEGIAASERHVSWIRRLYSYMAAYVSKSPRAAYINYRDLDLGTNSKEGNTSYRQASTWGAKYFKSNFNRLVHVKTMVDPTNFFRNEQSIPALSSW